The window ACTTAAAACAATAAGACGACCCAATTCTGTAATACAAATAAGCTTTACCTTCTGTTGACAGCAAAACCGTGGCCTTAAACTCTTCATTCACCAGACAGAGGGCATTGGATTGTACCAACTGTGAAAACATAACGTGCACAGTACTAATTAAGACCATATAGGTTTTGAGAACAGTAACCCTTGTTTGTATTTATTCAATATTTGCTAAAACGTTTCCCCCAAACACAAAACACCATTGTTAAAGTATAACACGATAAAATgataattcattttttaagtTGTTCTCGACCCCCCCACGATATTTGGTACAAACCTTTCACCTTTCACCCTGGATGCCGCTAAAGTGTTTGCTAGTGTGTTTAAAATGCTTGGAATATGTCTTGATCGTAAAATTATAGTACACTTATGCGCTGACGTTTAATCACAACGGGAAAAAACACATGTACATATCATCTCAAACTTAACCGTAAGTTTCGCATTCCTTTGTCACCCCAAACACTTGTGACTACGAGCTAATGTGTACTgtcgttagcatgctaactctATAGCTAGACTCAATGGGTCAATTGTAACTGTTTTTACTCgttaaatattaaacagcatTCAATTTTATTGTAGAAAACGTACATCCAAAATACGACGCTATATGAAAGCCAAATATATAGACATTTAAGAGAACAATTGGATAACCAGAAGTGAAATACCGCCAAGACAATCAGTAATCAATGAATCATTTTAGATGGGGGTGCGTGCAATGAAAATACATATAATATAATGAACAATATATGTGTTCTTGCTCTAGATTTGTAGTGGTTTTGGATGAAGATTTAAACACCAATACGTTGACATGCCGTTTGTCCGGTCATCTTGATTGCACCCTGTATTATGAACAACCTAAATCAATGCTAATATATTGTACTTTCAGCGTTGTAGGTGAAGAAAAATGACGTCTATTATCAAGCTGACAGCTGTGTCAGGAGTTCAGGAGGAGTCTGCGCTCTGTTACCTGCTGCAGGTGGATGAATTCCGCTTCCTCCTGGACTGTGGCTGGGATGAAAACTTCTCCATGGACATCATCGACGCGATGAAACGGTATTTTCTCGATTTGTGCTCCAAGTCCACTGTGGAAAATATCAAATTCAAGTGCGCCTGTTCATTTCCTCTGCAGATATGTTCATCAGGTTGATGCTGTGCTGCTTTCCCATCCTGACCCAATACATCTGGGTGCCCTGCCTTATGCAGTAGGGAAACTGGGTCTAAATTGTACCATCTATGCTACAATTCCAGTGTACAAGATGGGTCAGATGTTTATGTATGATCTTTACCAGGTATGAGTAAGGCAGAGTGTGAGAAATGTCAGTTACGGTAGTACAGATTGAGTTTGTCATCAGCtattctctctttttcctgtAGTCTCGAAACAATAGTGAAGATTTCACACTGTTCACCCTTGACGATGTGGATTCTGCTTTTGATAAGATCCAACAGCTGAAATATTCTCAGATTGTCAATCTGAAAGGTGAGTGGGCATGAAAAAGTTTTAAGACCTCGGTGAAACCTACCGAAATGTGGAATGGCCTTTTCTGCACCAGGAAAGGGGCACGGTCTCTCCATCACTCCGCTTCCTGCTGGTCACATGATCGGAGGAACTATTTGGAAAATTGTGAaggatggtgaggaggagattGTGTATGCGGTTGACTTTAACCACAAAAGAGAGATGTGAGCAAGCACTTTCTATAATTTTTCAGCTGTGATTGCTTTACTTTGGTGAAGTTTTAATTTTTGACATCTGTCCTCCTTTTTAGCCACCTTAATGGCTGCACGTTGGAGAGCATCAGTCGTCCTTCCTTACTTATCACAGACTCCTTCAATGCAACATATGTGCAACCGCGGCGCAAACAACGAGACGAGATGCTCCTTAGTAAGTTGTTTTCGTAAGACTCAACCGTATTTTTCCAAATCATTCTAACAAATGTTCCTAATCTTTGAATTATCTCTCTGGTCCTCAATATCTGTCTTTGGTCCTTGTGTTTCAGCTGTTTAGTTGAATATCTGTGAaattctctttctctcacagcCAATGTGATGGAGACTCTTCGTGGTGACGGCAATGTTCTTATCGCTGTTGATACGGCTGGCCGTGTGCTGGAGCTCGCGCAGCTCCTGGACCAGATTTGGAGAACCAAGGATGCTGGACTTGGGGTTTACCCATTAGCACTTCTTAACAATGTCAGCTACAATGTAGTGGAGTTCTCTAAATCCCAGGTATCATTTCAGGGGTTTCCCAATTGCAAATATTTAGTCTGTATAAAGTTACTTTTGAGCAATCATATTGGATCCCTTTCCTGTAGGTGGAGTGGATGAGTGATAAGCTCATGAGGTGTTTTGAAGACAAGAGAAACAACCCGTTCCAGTTCCGTCACCTTACCCTGTGCCATAGCCTGGCGGACCTGGCCCGGGTGCCCAGCCCTAAAGTGGTCCTCTGCAGCCAGCCAGACCTCGAGTCTGGATTTTCCAGAGAACTTTTCATTCAGTGGAGCAAAGATGCCAAAAACTCCATCATCCTCACGTACCGCACCACTCCCGGAACGTTGTCCCGATACCTCATCGACAACCCTGGAGAAAAGCACCTGGATCTGGAGGTGAGTGCAGCGGCTACTTTCCGTGccattctctcttttttttaaaatcctctctGATCCATCCTTCACTCTTCTGGCCATGACAGGTGAGGAAACGGGTGAAGCTAGAAGGCAGGGAGCTGGAGGAATACCTCGAAAAggacagaataaaaaaagaagcagccaaAAAGCTCGAACAGGCAAAAGAGTAAGCTTGACTGTTTAAAACTTTCATGACCTTGGTGAGTTGATTTGAAGAGTTGGTGAATCTTATGTCATTTATCTTTTATAGAGTAGATGTGGACTCCAGTGATGAGAGCGACATTGATGATGACTTGGACCAGCCGACGATCGTGAAATCTAAACACCACGACCTGATGATGAAATCCGAGGGAAGCCGAAAGGGCAGCTTTTTCAAGCAAGCCAAAAAGTCTTATCCAATGTTCCCGACACATGAAGAGAGGATAAAGTGGGATGAATATGGGGAAATCATCAGGTACGTTAACACTGAATGCATCCAGAGTAGCTAGTGGAGAGATACTGAGAAAATATGCAGGTGTGTTTATGTTGTCGCTGCTAAGAAGTCTGTGGGCTTTTACAGGCTAGAAGATTTCCTGGTTCCAGAATTGCaagccacagaggaggagaaaagcaagTTTGATTCAGGGCTGACCAACGGGGATGAGCCCATGGATCAGGATCTTTCTGTTCTTCCCACCAAGTGCATCTCCAATGTAGAAAGTCTGGAGATCCGGTCAGTGAAATGGGAATCAGAAACACAGAAGTTGCTCAGTGTGCTGCTGCATGTTGTGTGTGGGTAGAAATGACTACTGTAGTAATCGTTTTGCCTAAGAGAAGCAAAACCTCATCAGTCCTCGAGAAAGCTTAGAAATCCTCTCTGCGCTTGGgttaaataatgtttttaaggGCTGTATAAATCTTTGTCCTGCCTCCCTCTTCTTACAGAGCAAGGGTCACATACATAGATTATGAGGGCCGCTCTGATGGCGACTCCATCAAAAAGATCATCAATCAGATGAAACCCAGACAGCTAGTCATCGTTCACGGGCCCCCAGAAGCCAGCCTTGACCTGGCCGAGTCATGTAAGGCCTTCAGCAAGGACATCAAGGTCTACACACCCAAACTGCAGGAGACCATCGACGCCACGAGTGAAACGCACATCTACCAGGTCCGTTACACTAATGGCCTGCTCCTTTATGTCTCATTTCTGTACTTTATGATCAATAAATTGTGTCTGCTTGCTTTAAAGGTGCGTTTGAAGGACTCCTTGGTCAGCTCTCTGCAGTTCTGCAAGGCCAAAGACACGGAGCTGGCCTGGATCGACGGCGTGCTGGACATGCGGGTGGTGAAAGTGGACACAGGAGTGATGCTGGAGGACGGCGTGAAGGAAGAGGGCGAGGACAGCGAACTGTCAATGGAGGTCACCCCTGATCTGGGTATAGAACCTAGCGCCATCGCGGTGGCGGCACAGCGGGCCATGAAAAACCTGtttggggaggaggaaaaggagctgTCTGAAGAGAGCGACATCATTCCCACGCTGGAGCCTCTGCCTACACCTGAGGTCAGACCGCTTTACAATAAAACCGCTACAGCCTTTAACATCACAGCAATCATTAGTGTTTTACTTTCTGTAGAATAAATGATGACGGACTTTAAAATTGCACATATTCCAACCTAATTTGAAAATTTTGCGTTCTGCTTTTAATCCCGTTCTTCGCTCTCCGACCTGGGTCTAAATATTTTTGgaccaattttttttttttaagtgattttaatgaaaacaaTTTCTGCTGATTTTAACCACCTTCACGGGGCTTTATGTTCGAAAAGCACGTTCACTGCCGCTTTATCCCCCCGGCTTCAGGTTCCAGGTCATCAGTCGGTGTTCATCAACGAGCCGCGACTGTCGGATTTCAAGCAGGTCCTCCTGAGAGAGGGCATCCAGGCCGAGTTTGTGGGAGGCGTGCTGGTGTGCAACAATATGGTGGCCGTCCGCAGGGTGAGTGTCCGTCCCACCAGGACAGAGAGAAGGCGATTCATCATATGGAGACATATGGATCTCGCCTTAAGCTTGTAATGAAAATCCTTACCTTCAAAATCACAATTCATTTACAAGCTGATAAGCATTTTTAAAGCCACGTAACGACCTCAGTTTGGAGGTGACACCTAGCGTTTCTAGACATTTATATTGTTCATTTGAACGTGGCCttaatttttatatttaaaggCCTTAAATTTAGAACCACAGCAGTGAGACCCTCGGGGCTATGGCAACATGGCTGTAACTGTCTCTGTCCCACCTTGCTGCTCAGACCTCTGTGTAGTCTTCCTGCAGgtgcacctcctgctgctgcctcagaaaTGGCTTCAGACGCTCAGCTGCCCGAGGCAGCTCTGCTTTTTAAAGCCCTTTTTAAAttttctgaagaggaagagttCAGATGTCAGCTGGGGGATAGTTACATTTTAATGAAACGGGTTCCAAAATTAAAAGGCACTGGAAAATACCCCACAAAAAAAGGCAACCCAGGACTGAACTtaaagaaaacagctgcagaatGTATAATTGACAAGAGCCTGAAATAGAAGCAACCCAGAAAATGATATCAAACGCGAGGGATGCATTCTAAAAAGTGTGCTTGAGTTATTAAACTCTCTAATACTGCAATGCTGGTGCTTCATTAGACATGTAAATCCCCAGCCAGCAAATGCTCTATTGGAACGAGCAGGAAGAGAGTTTTGGTTTTTAGAACCTTTTAAGGTGAAGCCATGTTGCACAGAATGTTTTATGAGGACCTCCGTGACCCCTTTGCACGTTTGTGCTCCCTCGTCCAGACGGAGGCCGGGCGGATTGGCCTGGAGGGCTGCCTGTGTGAAGACTACTACAAGATCCGGGAGCTGCTTTATCAGCAGTACGCTgtggtgtagctgctgctgctgcaggaagaggacGACACTCACAGACTGTCCCTAGAGGAGATGGATCAGACAGCTCCAGCTGTTTGATTGTAACCCTGTACATGTTCCTTTTATATCTATTTTTGTTTACACCTGAGATAAGAAAATGGAGTCAaccggatggatggatggatgggtcgcCTGATCAGTGGGAACAGACTTTCTTATTCCTGGGCTTCATTCTGCCACAGGCGGTTGGATTCAAGGATGTTTTCACCCCTGATTCTGTCATTAAAGCAGCCTTTTTTCAGATGGGCTTGATGGTTTCCGTTTTCACCACCACGTTTGGACAATAACTCATCACGCACCTGTTTACTAATGCTTATTAGGGCCGTCGCCAGAAGATTTTAATCAGATCAATGACAAGGCTGCTGACTCATTCCCAGCTATGATTAATAATGTATTTCAGTTTTTTGATGGGGGGGGATTCAGATGCCAAAAAGCCAGCGTTCTTGACCACATCAGGCGTTCTGCAGACCACCGCGTCCGTGCCAGTCAGATGTGGATACAGAAGCCACCGCGTTCTGTGAGGGTGTTTTGGCACCAGCCAGATGCTGCCGTAGAAACTCGGAGAAGAATCCTGCGTTCCTTCGTGGGGGTGTGTTGCTCCTGTCGGGGTTGTGTGCTCAGCCTTGCCACCCAGACGGGCCTGTATGTTGTTTGCAACAGATGGTCGAGTTGATTCTGCCAATTAATGTTCTCTGCACTGATTTCCTTAAAGTATTTACTCTGATTAACCATGCAAATTAATTAGTGTGCTAAATTTGACAGCCCTGGTAATTGCGTACACTCACAAGACAGCAGCTCTGCACGGTGGTGTCGGCTACTGGgctgaacaggaagaggagccagTATAATGTTGGGGGACATGTTGCACCTCCCGCATGGTGCATTCTCACATGTCACAGGCAGCTGGAACCAGTGTGAAGAGTGGAAGGGTCCAGGCACCGTGGAGTGTCCTCGTGCTTTAGCTCCGTGCCCGCTCGCTCCACTAGTTGCTGTAGtaacagcagatggagacattTTTCAGCTGGAACTATCGGGCCTCTGAAATGATCCTATCGAGTGCGCGCGTGCGGCGGGACCATCTGTAAGTCAGCGATGGGATGACATTATCCCTCAAGTGGTAACAGAGAGGGACTATCACTCGGTCCCGCggaagaatccccccccccacacacacacacacacgcacacacactctacctCCCTCTTTGTGTCAGATCCAAAATCAATGGGATGAAGCGTTTGGGGGGCGTATTTCCTTATCTTTTCCATGCATGTGTGACTATCCGcactgttgtgttgctgatACTGTGGAAGGGAGGCGGGAGGGGCCGCCACCGGTGGGAGAGACGTAGACGTGGACGCGGTTTACGCGCGCTGCGGAGCGGCTCACGCAGTTCCTCCTCACCATCACATGTGCGCCATTAGGTGGAGATTGGGATTGCGGGGGGGGGACACATGCGGTGAGTGTATGTGGGGGTGATGGTGCACACGAATGCAGTCGACTCGTGCACGGATGGCTGGCTGATGTGATGTGCAGCTCTGTTTTATACAGTTGCGTAACATATAGTTCGGCACTTTAGAaacattaaattttaaattccattttaaaaaaaatctgtctctGTGTCGAACACACACAACTTTGGTGGTTGGCTGAGACTTTTATTTATCTCTTTGCGGCTGACCCTTTGTTTTTTGCAGCTAACTTGTGAGCTGCAGAGAGGCGCGCCGCCACAGATCATGCCAGCCCTGCCCGAGTCGCTGCTTTTCATTTTGATAATTGACCGGCAACGCCAGAAATGTCCATCAGCTAATCCTCTTAGCTTTCATAATGCTGACTGTCACAGAAGCCCCTGTTTTAATGTAACGAGCGGCTAAGCGCAGAGCAGAGGCCAGATAGAACGCAGGGCCCTGGAGGCTGCTCTGCCCCCTGGGGGCCGCATGAAGACCGTACATCAACAAGTGCCCCACTCGTCTGTAAATCCAAACCTGAGATCCTGAACTATACCTTAACTTTAGAGTATTTCCTTACCGTCGTCACCGTCAGGAAACGCTACTCTAGCAGGAGCATCTTGGTCGTGTGTAGTCATTCATCGGTGTGGATTGGAGGATGAATGAGCTTAATCCCTTCTGGATTCCCGGCCGACACACTAAGCAGACCACTTAATGCCAATGACATCAATGTAATAACGTGAAAAGGGGATGGATTTCTATGAAACCTGACAATATTCAAACATAACGTAAGGCACGAAATCCCTTGATACTCCAAAAATGTTCTGGAGCAATGGGCGCCGTGACGCCGCTTCCACAGCTTTCTGTGCTTTTGTAAATTCGTTAGAGTTGCCGCCCACCCAATGAAGCTCTAATGATTGTagt of the Takifugu flavidus isolate HTHZ2018 chromosome 19, ASM371156v2, whole genome shotgun sequence genome contains:
- the cpsf2 gene encoding cleavage and polyadenylation specificity factor subunit 2 is translated as MTSIIKLTAVSGVQEESALCYLLQVDEFRFLLDCGWDENFSMDIIDAMKRYVHQVDAVLLSHPDPIHLGALPYAVGKLGLNCTIYATIPVYKMGQMFMYDLYQSRNNSEDFTLFTLDDVDSAFDKIQQLKYSQIVNLKGKGHGLSITPLPAGHMIGGTIWKIVKDGEEEIVYAVDFNHKREIHLNGCTLESISRPSLLITDSFNATYVQPRRKQRDEMLLTNVMETLRGDGNVLIAVDTAGRVLELAQLLDQIWRTKDAGLGVYPLALLNNVSYNVVEFSKSQVEWMSDKLMRCFEDKRNNPFQFRHLTLCHSLADLARVPSPKVVLCSQPDLESGFSRELFIQWSKDAKNSIILTYRTTPGTLSRYLIDNPGEKHLDLEVRKRVKLEGRELEEYLEKDRIKKEAAKKLEQAKEVDVDSSDESDIDDDLDQPTIVKSKHHDLMMKSEGSRKGSFFKQAKKSYPMFPTHEERIKWDEYGEIIRLEDFLVPELQATEEEKSKFDSGLTNGDEPMDQDLSVLPTKCISNVESLEIRARVTYIDYEGRSDGDSIKKIINQMKPRQLVIVHGPPEASLDLAESCKAFSKDIKVYTPKLQETIDATSETHIYQVRLKDSLVSSLQFCKAKDTELAWIDGVLDMRVVKVDTGVMLEDGVKEEGEDSELSMEVTPDLGIEPSAIAVAAQRAMKNLFGEEEKELSEESDIIPTLEPLPTPEVPGHQSVFINEPRLSDFKQVLLREGIQAEFVGGVLVCNNMVAVRRTEAGRIGLEGCLCEDYYKIRELLYQQYAVV